A part of Aegilops tauschii subsp. strangulata cultivar AL8/78 chromosome 2, Aet v6.0, whole genome shotgun sequence genomic DNA contains:
- the LOC141041081 gene encoding uncharacterized protein: protein MAFSDEYKGVEAHGNTKLHVIHTNDKKQMAICLAQYERHLRLQRHKIVGIELEYNNEPEAMQKPALIQLSVDKTQPVLLFQLSAAERCPIFDNFLADPRYTFAGFSVDGDKTRLERVNLEVANFVDIQKEWRVPEATKELDSLGDVSGMLIDDYYNNMKKKITDDEHRRWATLPLSMRHIKYAAKDAYAVYEIWNRITLT from the coding sequence ATGGCGTTCTCCGACGAGTACAAGGGCGTGGAGGCCCACGGCAACACCAAGTTGCACGTCATCCACACCAACGACAAGAAGCAGATGGCGATCTGCCTCGCGCAGTACGAGCGCCACCTCAGGCTCCAGCGCCACAAGATCGTCGGCATTGAACTTGAGTACAACAACGAGCCTGAAGCGATGCAGAAACCCGCCCTCATCCAACTCTCCGTCGACAAGACTCAGCCGGTGCTGCTCTTCCAACTAAGTGCCGCTGAAAGGTGCCCCATCTTCGACAACTTCCTCGCCGACCCCAGGTACACCTTTGCTGGCTTCTCTGTCGACGGCGACAAAACCAGACTAGAGCGCGTCAACCTGGAGGTCGCCAACTTCGTCGACATCCAGAAGGAGTGGAGGGTGCCCGAGGCAACCAAGGAGTTGGACTCCCTTGGAGACGTCTCCGGCATGCTCATCGACGACTACTACaacaacatgaagaagaagatcacCGACGATGAACACAGGCGCTGGGCCACCCTACCTCTATCCATGAGGCACATCAAGTACGCGGCAAAGGACGCCTATGCAGTGTACGAGATATGGAACCGCATCACCCTCACCTAG